One Bos indicus x Bos taurus breed Angus x Brahman F1 hybrid chromosome 6, Bos_hybrid_MaternalHap_v2.0, whole genome shotgun sequence genomic window carries:
- the LOC113894657 gene encoding uncharacterized protein LOC113894657, translating into MSHLCFVPKANRTEVSPPWMLPEDGLFAVIPAPVASQSGTQAPRSFALLLPLTVGPRETRRADANLLTLLGGCQVGAPRWPRVLPLPTLATPAAASARRTHLSRASAVQPVRRPKSAPGLGHGQRRGAPAASGASFSRTTRAGGRDTGAGARGDPVVAAVRGCPRAGDFAGGEARLSRPPRGGAEGGAGAGGGDRGGRARRESVSGRGGSRAPTAARSAPVLPRGRVDSESGSPRRSRGGRAGLGKSRGQGRRGPNPEPTSSSTPRPRRALPRASARPVSGRAGAHLRHRLLPAPPRKRGEPSTRTAAGPGRRRPGSRSEDPREEPAPQRSVSPLITPSLFGFASPERMRIHPENAELFSSAFSRASGLQTRALKLSRSPCPLPPRSCT; encoded by the exons ATGTCCCATCTCTGCTTCGTTCCCAAAGCTAACCGCACTGAGGTTTCCCCACCCTGGATGCTCCCCGAAGACGGACTTTTTGCTGTTATCCCCGCCCCAGTTGCCAGCCAGAGTGGTACCCAGGCTCCGCGGAGCTTTGCGCTCCTACTGCCCCTCACGGTCGGTCCTAGAGAGACGCGTCGGGCAGATGCAAACCTCCTGACTCTTCTAGGgg GATGCCAGGTCGGGGCACCTCGATGGCCCCGGGTCCTGCCGCTCCCCACACTGGCGACCCCCGCCGCCGCAAGCGCGCGCCGCACTCACCTGAGCCGCGCCTCGGCTGTCCAGCCGGTCCGGCGCCCGAAGTCGGCTCCTGGGCTTGGCCATGGGCAGCGCCGTGGAGCCCCGGCGGCCAGCGGAGCGAGTTTTTCCAGGACGACCCGGGCCGGAGGGCGAGACACCGGCGCAGGCGCCCGCGGAGACCCAGTGGTGGCGGCGGTTCGCGGCTGCCCTCGCGCCGGGGACTTTGCAGGCGGGGAGGCGAGGTTATCACGGCCGCCgaggggaggagcagagggaggagcGGGAGcgggaggaggggacagaggaggccGAGCCCGCAGGGAGAGCGTGTCGGGCCGAGGAGGATCGCGAGCGCCCACTGCTGCCCGGTCCGCTCCGGTGCTGCCCCGGGGTCGGGTCGACTCGGAGTCCGGCTCGCCACGCCGCTCCCGGGGCGGCCGGGCAGGGCTCGGGAAATCCCGCGGACAG GGAAGGCGAGGTCCTAACCCGGAGCCCACGTCTTCCTCCACTCCCCGGCCTCGCCGGGCCCTCCCACGTGCGTCAGCGCGGCCGGTCTCCGGCAGGGCAGGTGCCCACCTTAGGCATCGCTTGCTCCCTGCGCCGCCCAGGAAGCGAGGGGAGCCATCCACTCGCACCGCAGCCGGACCCGGACGCCGGCGGCCGGGCAGCCGGAGCGAGGATCCGCGCGAGGAGCCGGCTCCCCAGCGCTCGGTGTCGCCATTGATCACTCCCTCCCTCTTCGGTTTCGCGTCCCCGGAGCGGATGCGGATTCATCCGGAGAACGCAGAGCTTTTTAGCTCTGCCTTCTCTAGGGCATCGGGATTGCAAACGCGGGCTCTGAAATTAAGCCGgtccccctgcccccttcccccgcGTTCCTGTACCTGA